One region of Primulina tabacum isolate GXHZ01 chromosome 17, ASM2559414v2, whole genome shotgun sequence genomic DNA includes:
- the LOC142531964 gene encoding NAC domain-containing protein 7-like isoform X1, giving the protein MNTFSHVPPGFRFHPTDEELVDYYLRRKVNSRRIDLDVVKDVDLYKIEPWDLQELCRIGTGEQNEWYFFSHKDKKYPTGTRTNRATAAGFWKATGRDKAIYSKQDLIGMRKTLVFYQGRAPNGQKSDWIMHEYRLETDENGIPQAKGWVVCRVFKKRLATVRKLMGEYDSPIWYDDQVAFMQDVDSPNQHSHSNLEYPYPNYNSCKKELDLQYGITPDHFLQLPLLESPKVASFPGLNMNIGSNFLHSSGLNQEQIHLIDQNFHSMFKNNGEHSSDQVTDWRVLDKFVAYQLSQEEISKDNETFPLIEDSNMTARNMEKQEMALDNASNSTSSSCQIDLWKVNRSA; this is encoded by the exons atgaatACTTTTTCACATGTTCCTCCTGGTTTCCGGTTCCATCCTACCGACGAAGAACTTGTTGATTATTATCTAAGGAGAAAGGTTAATTCAAGACGAATCGATTTGGATGTAGTCAAAGATGTCGATCTTTACAAAATTGAGCCTTGGGATCTTCAAG AGCTATGCAGAATAGGAACAGGAGAGCAAAATGAATGGTACTTTTTCAGCCACAAAGATAAGAAATATCCAACCGGAACGCGCACGAATAGAGCCACTGCAGCTGGGTTCTGGAAGGCAACTGGAAGAGACAAGGCGATTTATTCGAAGCAGGACTTAATTGGTATGAGAAAAACCTTGGTCTTCTACCAGGGAAGAGCCCCTAATGGTCAAAAATCGGATTGGATCATGCACGAATATCGTCTGGAGACCGACGAAAATGGAATCCCTCAGGCAA AAGGATGGGTTGTTTGTAGGGTTTTCAAGAAACGATTAGCAACAGTTCGAAAACTCATGGGGGAGTACGATTCACCTATCTGGTACGATGATCAAGTTGCATTCATGCAGGATGTGGACTCCCCAAACCAGCATTCTCATTCAAATCTCGAATATCCGTACCCTAATTACAATTCTTGTAAGAAAGAGCTCGATTTGCAGTATGGAATCACACCAGATCATTTCCTCCAGCTTCCTCTTTTAGAAAGTCCGAAAGTGGCTTCTTTTCCAGGCTTGAACATGAACATCGGCAGCAATTTTTTGCACTCTTCGGGGCttaatcaagaacaaatacatCTTattgatcaaaattttcactcaatgtttaaaaataatggTGAACATTCGAGTGATCAGGTTACAGACTGGAGGGTTCTTGACAAATTTGTGGCATACCAACTTAGCCAAGAAGAAATTTCTAAAGATAACGAAACGTTCCCGCTCATTGAAGATTCCAACATGACTGCTAGGAACATGGAGAAGcaagaaatggcattggataACGCTTCGAACTCTACATCGTCAAGCTGCCAGATTGATCTGTGGAAAGTGAATAGATCTGCTTAA
- the LOC142531057 gene encoding uncharacterized protein LOC142531057 isoform X1, whose translation MAKKARNPSDSNTASCFQTLFGENPEQHSSSMSLFSDNNPFRRKLQENPGQDYVLGPKDDGDSASSELKEKRNKEKVEKECSSLDAKSVEGEDKTKSKTDELKILENIDGRTGDFGVENRKKKEKKRKRDEVETDYEAKRYGVGKGNENVGGSDVVGGKRKKIDNPEDTMVSKEGFDDESKLLRTVFVGNLPLKIKKKDLVKEFGKFGEVESVRIRSVPIVDGKIPRKGAVIQKQFNDNGDSVHAYIVFTTEDSAQASLTFNMSVIGGNHIRVDRACPPRKKSKGDNSHLYDNKRTVFVGNLPFDVKDEEIYQLFSGMKNLESSVEAVRVIRDPGTSLGKGIAYVLFKTKDAANSILMLRNLKLRDRKLRLSRSSDTPLKRKNSTIPETENHPAKKFAVNSRTPESGGIKVKSKEILPYQGVRASKSGTQKKAAPRARAFALVKSKPEPAKEQKWTNRKRPAVAARKKEAQKAARKMESNGSASGSKLQVGAKRKFGNRTPQSVGQNKKARKFR comes from the exons ATGGCGAAGAAAGCAAGAAATCCTTCCGATTCAAACACGGCCTCATGTTTCCAAACTCTGTTTGGCGAAAACCCTGAGCAGCACTCGTCTTCTATGTCTCTCTTCTCTGACAACAATCCGTTTAGGAGAAAACTCCAAGAGAACCCGGGGCAAGATTATGTTTTGGGACCAAAAGATGATGGTGATTCTGCCTCCTCTGAGTTGAAGGAGAAGAGAAACAAAGAGAAAGTGGAGAAAGAATGTTCCAGTCTTGACGCCAAATCAGTCGAGGGAGAGGATAAGACAAAGTCGAAGACGGATGAATTGAAAATATTGGAAAACATCGATGGTAGAACTGGTGATTTTGGTGTTGAAAATAGAAAGAAGAAGGAGAAGAAGAGGAAAAGAGATGAGGTGGAGACGGACTACGAAGCTAAGAGATATGGCGTGGGGAAGGGGAATGAAAATGTGGGAGGAAGTGATGTGGTGGGAGGAAAAAGGAAGAAAATAGATAATCCAGAGGATACCATGGTGTCGAAGGAAGGTTTCGATGATGAAAGCAAGCTTCTGAGGACTGTATTTGTGGGGAATTTGCCGctgaaaatcaagaaaaaggaTTTGGTGAAGGAGTTTGGGAAGTTTGGTGAGGTCGAATCTGTGAGGATTCGATCTGTCCCGATTGTGGAT GGAAAAATTCCGAGAAAGGGTGCTGTGATTCAGAAGCAATTTAATGATAATGGGGACAG CGTTCATGCTTATATTGTCTTCACGACAGAGGACTCTGCTCAAGCATCATTGACCTTTAATATGTCTGTG ATTGGTGGAAATCATATCCGTGTCGATCGTGCATGCCCACCACGCAAGAAATCGAAAGGAGATAATTCTCACCTATACGACAACAAAAGGACTGTTTTTGTGGGTAATCTTCCGTTTGACGTTAAG GACGAAGAGATTTATCAGTTATTTTCTGGCATGAAAAACCTAGAAAGCAGCGTTGAAGCTGTCCGGGTCATCAGAGATCCTGGTACAAGTTTGGGGAAAGGCATTGCATATGTCTTGTTTAAAACTAAG GATGCTGCCAACTCGATTCTTATGTTACGCAACTTGAAGCTTCGGGATCGTAAGCTCAGACTCTCCAGATCAAGCGACACTCCCTTGAAGAGGAAGAACTCTACCATACCAGAGACAGAAAATCATCCAGCTAAGAAATTTGCTGTTAATTCCAGAACTCCAGAAAGTGGTGGTATTAAGGTTAAATCCAAAGAGATCTTACCATACCAAGGTGTACGTGCGAGCAAATCTGGCACACAGAAGAAGGCTGCTCCTCGTGCTAGAGCTTTTGCCCTGGTAAAATCAAAACCTGAACCTGCCAAGGAGCAAAAGTGGACAAACAGAAAACGGCCAGCTGTGGCTGCTAGGAAAAAAGAAGCCCAGAAAGCTGCTAGGAAGATGGAATCCAATGGCAGTGCTAGTGGTTCAAAACTACAGGTGGGAGCTAAGCGCAAGTTTGGTAATCGAACCCCACAAAGTGTTGGCCAGAACAAGAAAGCGAGAAAATTCAGATAA
- the LOC142531964 gene encoding NAC domain-containing protein 7-like isoform X2 produces MNTFSHVPPGFRFHPTDEELVDYYLRRKVNSRRIDLDVVKDVDLYKIEPWDLQELCRIGTGEQNEWYFFSHKDKKYPTGTRTNRATAAGFWKATGRDKAIYSKQDLIGMRKTLVFYQGRAPNGQKSDWIMHEYRLETDENGIPQEEGWVVCRVFKKRLATVRKLMGEYDSPIWYDDQVAFMQDVDSPNQHSHSNLEYPYPNYNSCKKELDLQYGITPDHFLQLPLLESPKVASFPGLNMNIGSNFLHSSGLNQEQIHLIDQNFHSMFKNNGEHSSDQVTDWRVLDKFVAYQLSQEEISKDNETFPLIEDSNMTARNMEKQEMALDNASNSTSSSCQIDLWKVNRSA; encoded by the exons atgaatACTTTTTCACATGTTCCTCCTGGTTTCCGGTTCCATCCTACCGACGAAGAACTTGTTGATTATTATCTAAGGAGAAAGGTTAATTCAAGACGAATCGATTTGGATGTAGTCAAAGATGTCGATCTTTACAAAATTGAGCCTTGGGATCTTCAAG AGCTATGCAGAATAGGAACAGGAGAGCAAAATGAATGGTACTTTTTCAGCCACAAAGATAAGAAATATCCAACCGGAACGCGCACGAATAGAGCCACTGCAGCTGGGTTCTGGAAGGCAACTGGAAGAGACAAGGCGATTTATTCGAAGCAGGACTTAATTGGTATGAGAAAAACCTTGGTCTTCTACCAGGGAAGAGCCCCTAATGGTCAAAAATCGGATTGGATCATGCACGAATATCGTCTGGAGACCGACGAAAATGGAATCCCTCAG GAAGAAGGATGGGTTGTTTGTAGGGTTTTCAAGAAACGATTAGCAACAGTTCGAAAACTCATGGGGGAGTACGATTCACCTATCTGGTACGATGATCAAGTTGCATTCATGCAGGATGTGGACTCCCCAAACCAGCATTCTCATTCAAATCTCGAATATCCGTACCCTAATTACAATTCTTGTAAGAAAGAGCTCGATTTGCAGTATGGAATCACACCAGATCATTTCCTCCAGCTTCCTCTTTTAGAAAGTCCGAAAGTGGCTTCTTTTCCAGGCTTGAACATGAACATCGGCAGCAATTTTTTGCACTCTTCGGGGCttaatcaagaacaaatacatCTTattgatcaaaattttcactcaatgtttaaaaataatggTGAACATTCGAGTGATCAGGTTACAGACTGGAGGGTTCTTGACAAATTTGTGGCATACCAACTTAGCCAAGAAGAAATTTCTAAAGATAACGAAACGTTCCCGCTCATTGAAGATTCCAACATGACTGCTAGGAACATGGAGAAGcaagaaatggcattggataACGCTTCGAACTCTACATCGTCAAGCTGCCAGATTGATCTGTGGAAAGTGAATAGATCTGCTTAA